In one Amaranthus tricolor cultivar Red isolate AtriRed21 chromosome 8, ASM2621246v1, whole genome shotgun sequence genomic region, the following are encoded:
- the LOC130821690 gene encoding F-box/kelch-repeat protein At3g23880-like, with amino-acid sequence MNTSTSVYFPFSDLPFHMKTHILARLPVKTLLKCRSVCPSWRAYIDSPSFISKNRNLYNKEHSKTSHLLIGETSRRFRLQRITNDQKVTTLAVRPPYSADFSLIPWIYGTCNGLFLLRLYGDQKGMYLFYAFLRKSLVLPPSPFATPFQSTKYVLGFSPTCNDYKVLVYRLKCDEYEPAMTVYSLRNHIWTIKINPMNVDAWASLKAPFSRNKYVYCGWIVYWFPQGYSRIIHSFDFNREEFNNVAAPEPLKECKSLNLFTIGELLAVLSSSCIWVMEKHDEEYTWRVWCLESWIQNVFDVMGQHNPYGAKVFFVGQTNNNNRKVVIRDGNGYWSQPESVDLYCICFVKSFHCCNLEPSASSGIFFFLDEMLLLRQQFD; translated from the exons ATGAATACCAGCACTTCCGTTTATTTCCCTTTCTCTGATCTTCCATTTCATATGAAAACCCATATTTTGGCCAGGCTTCCTGTCAAAACCCTACTAAAATGTCGGTCTGTGTGCCCATCTTGGCGCGCTTACATCGATTCCCCTTCTTTCATCTCCAAGAATCGAAATCTTTACAATAAAGAACATTCCAAAACTTCCCATTTACTTATTGGAGAAACTTCTAGACGATTCCGCCTACAGCGTATTACTAACGATCAGAAAGTAACCACTCTTGCTGTTCGTCCTCCATATTCTGCTGATTTTTCTTTAATACCATGGATTTATGGAACATGTAATGGGTTATTTCTACTCAGATTATATGGTGATCAAAAGGGTATGTATTTGTTTTACGCCTTTCTCAGAAAATCTCTGGTTCTTCCACCTTCTCCATTTGCTACTCCCTTTCAATCTACTAAGTATGTTTTAGGGTTTTCCCCCACTTGTAATGATTATAAGGTGCTTGTCTATCGGCTTAAATGTGATGAGTATGAGCCGGCAATGACAGTTTATTCACTTAGAAATCACATTTGGACTATTAAAATCAATCCCATGAATGTCGATGCTTGGGCTTCATTAAAGGCCCCTTTTTCCCGTAACAAATATGTTTATTGTGGATGGATTGTTTACTGGTTTCCTCAAGGTTATTCAAGAATTATTCactcttttgattttaatagAGAAGAATTTAATAATGTGGCAGCACCCGAGCCACTGAAAGAATGTAAGAGTTTAAATCTTTTTACCATTGGTGAGTTGTTAGCTGTTTTATCATCGTCCTGCATATGGGTAATGGAAAAGCATGATGAAGAGTACACATGGAGGGTATGGTGCTTAGAATCTTGGATTCAAAATGTTTTTGATGTAATGGGACAGCACAATCCATATGGTGCTAAGGTTTTCTTTGTTGGGCAGACCAAT AATAATAATCGAAAAGTGGtaattagggatggcaatgggtattggaGCCAACCCGAATCCGTAGATCT TTACTGCATTTGCTTCGTCAAGAGCTTTCATTGTTGCAACTTGGAACCTTCTGCTTCTTCCGGAATATTCTTTTTTCTTGATGAAATGTTATTGCTTCGTCAACAGTTTGATTAA
- the LOC130821691 gene encoding F-box/LRR-repeat/kelch-repeat protein At2g27520-like, whose amino-acid sequence MNNTSLYLPFDIWTHIFAMLPVETLAKCRAVCPSWRAYIESPSFISKHRNLYNKQHSKHSHLILGYSTRLDLHRVTNDQRFTTLAFLPPFSAHVFIPRIYGGCNGLFLHDHQDNICLWNPFLRKSLILPPCPIVTPFQFTHYVNYVIGFSTSCDDYKVLAYRHRTINNGKVYEPAMAVYSLRNHIWTIKINPMNADAWTSLRSPISRHKYVYCGWIIYWFTESDPGIIRSFDFNMEEFNNLAVPEPLKECKMLVLFAIDELLAVMSSSCIWILEKYDGEYTWREWCSESWINSFFDIFKEDYLSTIKVLFVEETNTFLMIGFDGRVDFYQVTSGVLGMLRNGAGYFLAVIDYVETLVLLTGTEGMTFQTFP is encoded by the coding sequence ATGAATAACACTTCCCTTTATCTTCCATTTGATATATGGACCCATATTTTTGCTATGCTTCCTGTCGAAACTCTAGCGAAATGCCGGGCTGTGTGCCCATCTTGGCGCGCTTACATCGAATCCCCTTCTTTCATCTCCAAGCATCGCAATCTTTACAATAAACAACATTCCAAACACTCCCATTTAATTTTAGGTTATTCTACACGATTAGACCTACATCGTGTCACCAACGATCAGAGATTTACCACTCTTGCTTTTCTTCCTCCTTTTTCTGCTCATGTTTTCATACCAAGGATTTATGGAGGCTGTAATGGGTTATTTCTACATGATCATCAAGATAATATATGTTTGTGGAATCCCTTTCTCAGAAAATCTTTGATTCTTCCACCTTGTCCAATTGTTACCCCCTTCCAATTTACTCattatgttaattatgtaataGGATTTTCCACCTCTTGTGATGATTATAAGGTGCTTGCCTATCGGCATCGTACCATCAATAATGGTAAAGTGTATGAGCCCGCCATGGCAGTTTATTCACTTAGAAATCACATCTGGACTATCAAAATCAATCCCATGAATGCCGATGCTTGGACTTCATTAAGGAGCCCTATTTCTCGTCACAAATATGTTTATTGTGGATGGATTATTTACTGGTTTACTGAAAGTGATCCCGGAATTATCCGctcttttgattttaatatggAAGAATTTAATAACCTGGCAGTACCTGAGCCGCTAAAAGAATGTAAGATGTTAGTTCTTTTTGCCATCGATGAGTTGTTAGCTGTTATGTCATCGTCGTGCATATGGATTTTGGAAAAGTATGATGGAGAGTACACATGGAGGGAATGGTGTTCGGAATCATggattaattctttttttgatatatttaaagAAGACTATCTATCTACTATCAAGGTTTTGTTTGTTGAGGAGACAAATACATTTCTAATGATTGGGTTTGATGGTAGAGTAGATTTTTATCAAGTTACAAGCGGGGTGTTAGGAATGTTGAGAAATGGAGCTGGTTATTTTCTTGCCGTGATTGATTATGTGGAGACCTTAGTGTTGCTTACAGGAACAGAAGGGATGACATTTCAAACCTTTCCTTGA